The nucleotide sequence AATCCAAGAAGTCTAACAAGATTTCTGTGCTGAAGCTTTGCAACAACTACAACCTCGTTCTTGAACTCTACTTCGCCTTGTCCTGATGTTTTTGAGAGCCTCTTTACTGCAACTTCAGTTCCATTCATAAGCATACCCTTAAAATTAATTGCATATTAGGTATTAGGGGTGGGcgtcgggtacccgttcgggttcaggtcgggtatttcagattttcgggtattttggtatagaggtgtagaacccgttcaggtatttctgtacttcggatcgggttcgggtatttttagttcggattcggttatttcggatcgggttcggatatttagattttgaaaaaaaaattaaaattttcatttctcaagtttcttttatttaaaaatataactttctgttaactaattttttatttttaatagattgaatggttaatagatttggacataacattttaaaactaaaaaggcattaacttagttattttttttaaattttggatgtaactttttgttaatttttgaaataaaaaacttgacatgcattttaagtgagtagcaaatcatttttttcgtaattatatgtatatcatatgaacttaaagtatgtgtggtatcaatataaatattttatataaaatgagagatgtaaactagaaatataagattaattatacatatgttcggttatcttcggatttTCATTCAGGTTtgggtattatccgttcgggttcgggtatccaatctctccttattcaatacccgtttGGGTactttgctacttcggttcggatttcggttcgaatttttcggatcgggttcgggtgccacttcgaatatcgggtaaagtgcccaacCGTATTAGGTATCATCATTTCATTGTTTCTCCACAAAAGAAGAAAGTAGGGTGGACATATAAGGTAAATACCTTGTAAACCTCACCAAATCCACCTTCACCAAGCTTGTTATGCTCTGAAAAGTTGTTTGTCGCAgcttcaattatttttaaatcgaaTTGAACAGATTCCGCTTCATGTATGACCATCAAACAAGTTCCTTAAGCCGTGGGATTCtttaatttgaaataccaaAATCAATCAAGACttctataaacaaacaaaaaactcaCTTGGAAGTTCAATGTCTTGCTTTCGCTTTCTTCTCTTGATAGCTAAGCCTACGACAATTACTATTATGGCAACGAAAACAACAATGACTGTTGCAGCGATTTTTTTCCCGAGAACCCTTTATCTGCACCACCAGTTCACCATAAACATAGCTAAcacaaaaccaacaaaaaaagaaacaagaattgCCGGAAAATATTTCCAACGAAGACTTgccttttgttttggttttactGGCCAGGTCGGCTTCAGAACGCTGCGGTGAAGGCGGCAGCGAAGGCGCCAATGATGGCCGAAACTGAAGATTAATATTATCAAAAACACCAGAGAATGGAAACAATTCCCACCGGAAAAAGCAACTTGGCCGCATTATAATACTGCCTTTCCTCCCATGGAGCTCTTTCTTATAGTAATCAACGCTTGTCTGTAAGCAAATTTTACAATCATTTGAAGATATATCTGGAGTGCATTGCATCAAGACCGTAATGTTCCCGTAAATCGGCACCGGCGATACATCCTTTGCATAGTATTTACTACTAGACAATGGCAACGGAGAAGAAGAATTAGACGAACTGTTTCTCACCGACGAAGAAGCTGATGTGATCATACGAGTCAGTAACCCGTCCCACACAATATCAAACCCCTTCTGGTCTTCATTTTTTATGtagaaattattataaaatctaCTAAAAGGCTTTAAGGATAGGACCCCGAAGGACTTGCTAGAGTAGCGAACAAGGCAAAGGATCTCTTCACTGAGCCATGAGAAAGCGTCTGACTGGTTCGGACAGGCCTGTAGTAAACTGTCGAATCCTTGATACAGGAGGAGCAAGAGTCTGGTCCAGCACCTGGAGAGCACATTCCCATGTCGTAGACTATGTTGGGGCCTAACCCTATCGAACCCTTGACCCAGCCGTTATGGTTCGTGACGTTAGAAGCTAGAGTAGCGTTGATGAGACGGCGGTTCTTGTCATATGGACTACTGGGTTTGAAATTCCCAGCAGTGTCATCACAAGTTTGTGCAGAAACATAAATGGCACTGAAGCTTATGATAAAGACGCAGAGGATTAATACAATGTCTTCCTTTCCCATTTCTTTGATATAATTTAgatcgtgtgtgtgtgtgtatgttgATCTTACCAATTTATACAGAACTTTGAATTCTACCAGTAAATATGCactgtatatataataaataggcTACTTTGGATTTCAGTGGGAGACTGACTTTGCTACTTTGGATTTCAGTGGAAGTGGAAGACATTCTTAGATAAAAAGTAGGCTACATCGAATTTCAGTGGAAGACTTAGACGCACCAAGTCAACATCATTATTTCATTGTTTGTTTCTGCTTATTACCAACATGGAACACGGTTTCACCATATCATTCTTAGAGCATTCCCATTGCTCACATATCTCAACTTCTCacccatttttttcttttcactaATAAATATTGTCGATATTTTACTGAGAATTCATGGGATAGAGTTTGATCTTAGAGCATCTCTATCAAGATATTCTATGCGTACACtaacattaaaaaaagaaataaaaaatgagcGAGATCTCTAAAGAAACATGTATAGATATTCTCGTCATACCAATGAGAGTCTAAAAATGCTGGTAACACTGTGCATGAACAAAGTCACCAGTTTTGTTGGCAGCAACTTTCACAGATTATCCTAGATATATGAAGAATAAATATGTAGTTGAAATGAGCATATGTAAAGAATCGTATGATGACAGACCATACATTATTTGTAGGATGTTTGAGATGAAAGTCGACTCTTTGATGAATAACTTAATGAAAAAGAAACTCTTAGGAAAGACAGCATCATGTTAATGTTATTTTAGACATGATTTTCGTGTTTTGgtacttttatattattatgtaaccaatggtttttatgttaaatttaataatttaatgaaGAAGAAACTCTTATGAAAGACTGCATCATGTAAAAGTTGTTTTAGACATGATTTTCGtgttttggtatttttatattattaggtAACCAATGGTTTTATGTTAAATTTCAGTAATGTACCATTGAGTTCTAAAACCATGGTCTACTACATTCTCACATTCTACTTTTCATGCATATTGATTCAAAATTTCCCACTACAGATAACATAGTCAAGATCATATCTGCAAAAATTcctgatgaaaatgaaaagccacagctttataatataattaaagaCATGATGATTTATGGACTATGTGGAGCTGCTATTATGAAGCTCTCTTTAGAAAAAATGTGCTTGTTATCGTTTACTTTGAATTGTTTGATAAGACTTCAAAGTCTTTCCAGAAAACACTCAACGGAAgcaataaacaaatttattttatttttttgcttggaCATGAATTAAAAGTACATACACTTACACGAACACAGTAGACTCAAGATTAGGTTTGGATAGAAATATCCAAGAAACTGAgctgaaaatattttaaaacaacatattTTTTGCTGAAGCGATGAAAGCGTCTACAATGCGGAGCCATGCTCGACGCCAAGGACAATCAAAGCACATAAGTACAACGATACATACCAATGTGGTCACATAAACTGAGGCAGTCCCATAATAGAATACAACTCTATTCATGTCAGCTTCATTTTCTTCCTCTCCTCCTCCTTTATTTGCTTCCTCTGAGCTCTTCTTAGCCTCACAACTTATATGGGTCGGTGGTCCACAGAGAAGTGGATTGCCTAAGTATCTACTCTCGTTGAAAGTGTTAAATTGCCTTCCTTGGGGAATGATTCCTGATATATTGTTGTGAGACACGTCAAACACTTCAAGAAATGTAAGGCTGGTTAGCTGTTGAGGAATGCTTCCGTGCAGCATGTTGTAAGAAAGATCAAGGCTCTCAATATCCTTCAGATTGGAGAAGCTGGATGGTATAGAACTCGACAAGAAATTGTGAGATAGATTCAAGGACCGCAGTTTCCAGAGACCTCCAAGCTCTGTTGGGATAACACCACTTAACTCATTGTTTGACAGATCCATCCCATACATATAATCAAGTATTCCTCTTCTGAACTGAGATGTATTAGTACCAGGATCACTTAACCAAGATTCTTCAGGACTATAAGAATCACTATACAAAGATTCTCCAGGAGTGTAAGAATCACTATACCAAGATTCTCCAGGACTATAGGAATCGTACCTTTGCTTTGTTGcaaattttatttcaatttcCTGAAAGGCAGAGGAGTATACTTGGAACTCCTCTACTAGAAATATCGATCTGTAATATTCAGAATGAAAAGTCAGTGTACGATAATATTGCCCATAGATAATATCACTCTCCTTTCCACCTCGTAAGACTGATGATTTGTAGAGGCATGAAGGTATGAAGCCATTGAGCTTGTTATCTGAAAGATCTAAAAGCCTGATGTTGCTGAGATCACACAGCTGCCTTGGAATGGATCCTGTTAAATTGTTCCCCCTCAACAAAAGAAACTTTATGTCTTGTGTGTTGACAAACTGGGGAATACTCCCAGAGAGTTTATTGTTCCGAAGATCAAGTATCTGGACACCTTCCAACAATGTGTCTGGAATTGACCCTGtcaagttgttgttgttgaggaAGAATATTCTACCTTGTACCTGTGACGACGGTAAGGCTCCCGACAATAGGTTTCCAGAGAGGTCCAGAAACTCAACGAGCAACAAGGAAGGTGGTATGGTACCTTCTAAGAAATTGTTTGCTAACAATAAGAAATCCAAATTAGAAAACTCAGATATCCAACTTGGAATAGTACCAGTGAAACAATTGTGGGACATGTCAAGCATTGACAAATAAGTAAAGCCAAGCAAACCAACTCCAATCTTCCCAGTAAATAAGTTGTTATCTATTCTCAACACTTCTAGTAAAGTGAAGCTTGTTCTTCTTGGAAGAAAATGGCCGCTGAATTTGTTGTGAGAGAGCTTCAGGTACTTTAGTTGAAAACAACCCCTGAGAAACCTTCTTGGTAGCTTCCCAGATAAGTTATTATAGGATAGGTCGAGGAATGAAATGTTCTTCATCTCGCCCATAGACGATGGAAAATTCCCTTGGAACCAGTTACTTGAGGCATTTAGATGTACCAGATTCGGAAGTGCAAGACCAATACTATCAGGTAATATCCCACCAATATTATtggaagaaaaatcaaaaacctgCAAACTATGCACCATTGTGGGCATTTGAAAGATTGTGAATGAATTCTTCTGCAACAGTAAGACTTCAAGTTGTGTATTATTCAGCAACAGCCACGTAGGAGGGTTTCCGGATAATCTATTGCTGGATAGATCAACTAGACGCAAGTTCTTTTGGTAGACGAGAAATGAAGGGATTTTCTCCAAGCTGCAAGATCGTAGTACAGCAACTCTCAGTTGAAACTTTGGCTCCGAGTTACCCTCTGACTCTACTTGTACCTTATCAGATGTTGATGAAACTTTGAACACCTTGAGGTTTGTGAGGTTGGTGAGTGGATTGAGCGAGAATAGGCTTGAAAAGTTGTTGTTTAACAATGATAGATACTCTAGGGACTCCAAGCTACTGAAACTTGATGGTATATTTCCGCTAAACTGGTTGGATGATAGGTCGAGAACCCGTAGCTTTTTCAAGCTACCTAGACAAAGAGGAAGTTGGCCAACAAAATGATTTTCACTGAGATCGAGCTCCCGCAGATTCTTCATGTCACAAACAgcttcaaaaaaatattgatttgaaACCAAAAACATAATGAGAACAATTTTGTCTACAGAATTCATgagacaataaaaatataatgttgttCACATAAATAATATAGAGGTGAAGCAAACACACCTGTTATAGGTCCGCTGAAATTATTCCGAGCAAGATTCAGCAGTTCCAGTTTCGGCAAATTCGTTAGTTCTGAAATAAAGTAAGTTCATATAATGTACGTTAGTAAAATTCTGTTATATAAAGTTATCTTCTGccgacccaaaaaaaaaacggttacaatTATGTTACCTGAAATGAATCCGTGAAGTCTATTTCCACATAGATTCAGAAGTTCAaagtttttcaagttttttagtTCTGAGATAAGGTAAAGGCCAAAAGATTGAATATCACAATATTATCAttctacacttttttttttcaaagagaAAAAAGGAAGCTTACCTTGTAATTCCATTGAGccagaaaatttatttaaacttaGATCCAGAGCTTTCAGCTTTGTCAGGTGACTAAATTCTGCCATAATACAAAGAGATACAAAAGCAAGACTCTTCTAATTAATATGtaagaaaatgatatttgaAATGGCATAAACGAACTCAACAATAAGACCATCTCACAAGTTACCCCGGAGAAGGGTCATGGCAAATGGAAAACACACCTTTAATAGGAAAAGGACCATCTCTGAAGTTACCCCGGAGAAACAAAGTTGTAAGTGATGTTGCGGCATTTAGAAAAGGAAAGATACTGTTACTGAGATCATTCCATGAGACATCCAGAACCTCCAGGTTTCTTAATCTCCTTAAACTTTTGTAACCTGCAAAGAAATATCTCATTAATAGACTATACAAAAATAAGATATAACTTATCTAACATTCTAAACGTTTCCAGATACAGGTAAACTAAACAATGTAAAAGCCTGGAATACCTTCAACATCATCAAAGAAGCCACTATATGACTGGACGTATCTTTCCCCGGATAAGTTCAGACTTTGAACCTCATCAAAGGGATGCAGAAAGGAAAGATTAAGGAGAGAATTAGGCTCTCTAAAGTACACAGAACCAACAGAAAGACCATTGACACGCCCGCTGGTACGATTGCACTTAATACCATTCCACCGGCAGCAATCGCTCTTTGTGTCATTAGTCCAAGTTTCATAATTAGAGAGAACAGATATTGCCTCCCCGTATTCGAGGTCCGGTTCTTCAGGCGGTGCTTTGAGGACCGATCCCACCAGGGATTCTGAACTCTTTGAGATCAGGTAACCCTTGAGCTCCAACAAAGCCTTCCTTTCTTTCAGAATGCAGCTTTTATATCCGTGTATCTGCCACAGCAATAACATCACCCATATTAAGTAGTGGCCAAAGAAAAACTTCCCTTCCATTGCAAATCAGATAAAAACCaaatagagaaaaataaaatccaGAGCAAATTGGGAGTCACGAAGAAgtatttattgataaaaaaaacattgaaaagGTGATGTGACAAGCGTTAAGTAAGTAATCACTATCGTTTACTTTGAATTATATGATAAGGCACAAGTCAAAGTCTTTGTGGCAAACACCCATAATCGTATAATatgaaaaactcaaaataaggccctgttcgtttgctcacccaagtgatccatctgggtgaagatgcaaattgatgttcgttttgtgcattataatgctacatccagatggatcacccagctgaatttttaaaaactcatctcaaattctcacccaaatgaaggtgagtctcgacggtgcatctggatgcagatgcatctagttcagtccaaaatgataaatgacaaaaatgaccttttaaaatcaaaatattattttcaaacagtaaattctatttttttgcatatacGTGTTTCCGCTATAACTAAAAAAAgcattttctcgcaaaaactgaaaaacacattttctcgccaaaacccaaaaaaaaaaacgcatattcccgccaaaactcCAGAAAacattttccggccaaaaccgcaaaaagcattttttcgccaaaaccggaaaaagtaattttcccaccaaaaccggaaaaaactcattttcccgccaaaaccgaaaaacataattttcccgccaaaaccagaaatggaaatttcccgccaaaaccggaaaaacgcattttctcgccaaaactgaaaaacgtaattttaccgccaaaaccgtaaaatgaaattttcccgccaaaatcagaaaaacgcattttctcgcCGAAACTGAAAAATGCAATTttaccgccaaaaccgtaaaatgaaattttcccgccaaaaccggaaaaacacatttcccgctaaaaccggaaaaacgtattttccgccaaaaccaggaaatagaattttcccgccaaaaccggaaaaacgatttttcccgccaaaaccggaaaacggaTTTTGCCGCTAAAAccgaaaaacgcattttcccgccaaaaccgtaaaaacacatttcccgctaaaaccggaaaaacgtattttcccgccaaaaccggaaaatatattttccgccaaaaccggaaaaacgcattttcccgccaaaaccggaaaaacgcattttcccgccaaaaccggaaaaacgcatttttccgccaaaaccggaaaacatattttcccgctaaaaccgaaaaacgcattttcccgccaaaaccggaaaaacgcattttcccgccaaaaccagaaaaatgtatttcccgccaaaaccgcaaaaatgctttttccgccaaaatcgcgataaaaaaaacttttcccgcaaaatcgtgaaaaaaacttttcctgctaaaacttcaaaacacacttttccgtccaaaccgcaaaaacgtatttttccgccaaatcCATAaaatgtttttccgccaaaaccataaaaataaactttttcgcgaaaaacacatatttcctcaaaaaccgcaaaaatattttcggccaaaaccgtaaaaatgctatttttccgccaaaacgtaaaaatttgtattttagtcattttattaacaagttcatctggatgcagatgaaagttaaaaaatgaaaagcaaacgaacatagttgcattcagatgattcatctagatgtatgaacaaaatgaagaaacgaacaacacccagatggaacatctggataagacatctagatggaccatctggatgcatcttccagatgtacaaacgaacagggcctaaCTCTCTCCCATCATTTTGACTTGCTGAACACCACCGACAGCGACGGCATTATAGAGGCTACCATCGTTGTGGCTCTTCATCGATGGTTTGAAACAGAGCTTTGCTGAAACATAGCTGTTGCCCAAGAAAATTTATGAAGCCGAAGCTATAACATACAAAGTGATTTACATTTACAGTCACTTTATGactttttattactataaaatacaACGATCCATGTTCATTTTTATGCTTGTCTATTTGTTTGATTACGTTTTTCATCATGATTAGAGGATTATTATGACACCaattatgattataaaatcatatagaCAAGACAATAATACAACTCCCAatacaagagaaagaaaaaaaaattcactgcATTgccaaactaaaattttataagataCACAAATCTTTAGGATCTTATTAACATACACAAATTTTATAACATACACAAATCTTTAGGATTTTATTATACAACTCTGATTCTTTTACCTTTTTGGATTATTATACTATTCTCCTAATTACTGTATTCTTTTTGCATCATGATTTTTAGAGCATTATATCatgtttataataaattttacatttacgTAAGACAATAAATTTTAACATTAGTGATTAGAAAATCATGCATTTCTGcacaagaaaatgaagaagaaatcaGTGCATTGCCAAACTAAGATTTTATCATATATCTACAAAAAAAGGGACATTtgctaaaaccaacccaaatattcaagtcaaatgtaaaagtataccccactttcagtcaaatgcaaaaccaacctaaaggagTAGTGAAAGTACTATTAAACCCTTAtgatcaaacaaaaaacagaaatgtattttacgtttctatcctttggaagtctacacgtaataaaagaagtctacatatatatagacttcctacgaagtctactttatatacttgttttgtagtctacactctaatttgatctaataatttaattttaaaaatgcataaaaataattattgtgatatttttaactaatcatcaatataatggataatatgaagtaaataaattaaaatttcatataatcgaacaattttgaagaatatatactaatttggttatcatgtgttagactatgttcatagtttacaaacaaaaggttctaacatgttatgtcttttagtagttgatttcaaagggttagattttagattttgttttttttttgttttattaacttaaatctgcatattaatgtttagtagtttatattttgtataaatgagactttttgattatcaaacaaaacatttagggtttgagatttgtggtttagggtttcgtaggcctacaataaagtctatttatctgaagacgtctttttcagtctatatttttcaatttgttttacaaaaaatcattatatttaaactaagttaagttccttacgaataaaaaagtgaaatcatatactataactattaaaaaataaaaaaaataaatttaataaatcatatattaaattattaaaataataaagaataaacaacaataatttaattattatagtagacttccaaaaaggtctactatgttaaggtaagatctactccaaaattttaattttagtagacttcaaacgaagtctacagtatcgtaaattttaacctagttacatttttgtctccctatataaacaaaatttatacaatctctctctaaagtggctgcacaagtttttaaaactctctcccttctctctaaaactttctctcttctctctaaaattctctcaattgtttctaaatctctctcattatcttctttctctctaaaattttttcaagtctttctcacaatattatcttgtcattttagatattatgattcatggttttcatcttctcctttaaaaaatgtaagttttagatctatagattttaaatgtgtatttttatgtttatttctcacaatattatctttttttggtaggtattatcaatcatggatttcatcatctcctctaaaaatgtaagttttagattaatagattttaaatatgtatttacatgtttatattcaaataaatttatagatcaagctctctacattaatttgctactagtttaccttataaattctattatgtaaagtattttcagatttaaaattattttcacatttcaaaatatataaattttttcagatctgaaaattatcagacagtgtagacttctaaagaagtttattaaagcttgcagacttcatatgaagtttactaaaccacaaagtttaagcagacttcattggaagtctacaaaaatatgactttaattttttttctatgttttttaataattttatcttattttgcaggtattttcttccatagttgttctcttctcctcctagaaatgtaaggtttacatctatagatttaaaagtgttctagtatttatattcaaataaagttacatattaaaattcatattaatatgtctttaatttataactattttgtctattaaatcatattttttaaaaaaatttagatttaaacttatttcatatttttaatgtatttatttttcagatctatttttttttgatagagtagacttcatttgaaatctacttaaaacttacggctggtagacttcaaatgaagtctactacCCTTGacttttaagcatatttcattagaagtttactcaaatatgattttagtttttatcttatttttcataattttattttattttgcagatATTCTCTTCCAAtgttttcaaatcatcttcccaaaaatgtaagctttccatatattcattataagatattttgtgtttataatgaactaaatttatagattcatacattatctttttgctttgttacaaggatgacaaaaaac is from Brassica napus cultivar Da-Ae chromosome A4, Da-Ae, whole genome shotgun sequence and encodes:
- the LOC106393899 gene encoding receptor like protein 21-like, coding for MEGKFFFGHYLIWVMLLLWQIHGYKSCILKERKALLELKGYLISKSSESLVGSVLKAPPEEPDLEYGEAISVLSNYETWTNDTKSDCCRWNGIKCNRTSGRVNGLSVGSVYFREPNSLLNLSFLHPFDEVQSLNLSGERYVQSYSGFFDDVEGYKSLRRLRNLEVLDVSWNDLSNSIFPFLNAATSLTTLFLRGNFRDGPFPIKEFSHLTKLKALDLSLNKFSGSMELQELKNLKNFELLNLCGNRLHGFISELTNLPKLELLNLARNNFSGPITAVCDMKNLRELDLSENHFVGQLPLCLGSLKKLRVLDLSSNQFSGNIPSSFSSLESLEYLSLLNNNFSSLFSLNPLTNLTNLKVFKVSSTSDKVQVESEGNSEPKFQLRVAVLRSCSLEKIPSFLVYQKNLRLVDLSSNRLSGNPPTWLLLNNTQLEVLLLQKNSFTIFQMPTMVHSLQVFDFSSNNIGGILPDSIGLALPNLVHLNASSNWFQGNFPSSMGEMKNISFLDLSYNNLSGKLPRRFLRGCFQLKYLKLSHNKFSGHFLPRRTSFTLLEVLRIDNNLFTGKIGVGLLGFTYLSMLDMSHNCFTGTIPSWISEFSNLDFLLLANNFLEGTIPPSLLLVEFLDLSGNLLSGALPSSQVQGRIFFLNNNNLTGSIPDTLLEGVQILDLRNNKLSGSIPQFVNTQDIKFLLLRGNNLTGSIPRQLCDLSNIRLLDLSDNKLNGFIPSCLYKSSVLRGGKESDIIYGQYYRTLTFHSEYYRSIFLVEEFQVYSSAFQEIEIKFATKQRYDSYSPGESWYSDSYTPGESLYSDSYSPEESWLSDPGTNTSQFRRGILDYMYGMDLSNNELSGVIPTELGGLWKLRSLNLSHNFLSSSIPSSFSNLKDIESLDLSYNMLHGSIPQQLTSLTFLEVFDVSHNNISGIIPQGRQFNTFNESRYLGNPLLCGPPTHISCEAKKSSEEANKGGGEEENEADMNRVVFYYGTASVYVTTLVCIVVLMCFDCPWRRAWLRIVDAFIASAKNMLF